The following proteins come from a genomic window of Microbacterium lemovicicum:
- a CDS encoding VOC family protein, producing MDHVLGGYPIDVILLVKDLDRARKFYSEGLELALIEGNDTTLSFRCGGTRLKLSLSTTGTKDEQTQASWRVDDVRAAVAWLRSRGIEPQEYDTDEIKTTDGVADAGDAWVAWIMDPDANVLGIEQKKPSNA from the coding sequence GTGGATCACGTGCTGGGTGGATATCCGATCGATGTGATCTTGCTGGTGAAGGATCTGGACCGAGCCCGAAAGTTCTACAGCGAAGGCTTGGAACTGGCTCTCATCGAGGGGAACGACACGACCTTGTCGTTCCGCTGCGGCGGGACCCGGCTGAAGCTGTCACTCAGCACCACAGGTACGAAGGACGAACAGACGCAGGCCTCGTGGCGAGTGGATGACGTTCGTGCCGCCGTCGCCTGGTTGCGCTCGCGGGGCATCGAGCCGCAGGAGTATGACACCGACGAGATCAAGACGACCGACGGGGTCGCAGATGCAGGGGACGCGTGGGTTGCCTGGATCATGGATCCCGATGCGAACGTGCTCGGAATCGAACAGAAGAAGCCGTCGAACGCGTGA
- the dacB gene encoding D-alanyl-D-alanine carboxypeptidase/D-alanyl-D-alanine endopeptidase, whose protein sequence is MAAHPSSASAASYALTRGRPVRRAATVLALMVSATLMTSCFGGTAETGVQSGVPATSDLPDAAVQVMEKPEYVNAAWHISVSDLETGSTLIDLAGDVMAEPASFTKSYSVGAAWLRWGPDHTVTTPVKRTGEVTGGVLAGDLVLVGKGDLTLGGRTKADGTVDFANFDHNDANPVPGATLTPEDPLTGLDDLAAQVRASGITSVTGGVTVDDRLFQGQLAGEPITPIIVNQNILDVLITPGQPGAPATVELTPAVAPWQIVSNVTTVAAGADAKVDDPVAGAPGQIVVNGSVAAGSEPQLKTFLLRDPSTFARTAFIEALGRAGVSVAADPLAINDSSTLPAATTVDALPEVAQLVSLPLSEEATYVMKISYNRGAQTLICLLAVDAGKKDCEDGLGVAGQLWADAGLDSDGASLVDGSGLAGNYITAANGVELQRVMAARSDADQWKSTMPILGVDGSLASVQADSPAADKVFAKTGTLVGGDLMNGRTRLNTKALGGVMEAESGRRLAFVIIVNQGFVDGIQGVLAANDDVGAVAAAIQQAY, encoded by the coding sequence ATGGCCGCGCATCCGTCTTCCGCCTCCGCCGCCTCGTATGCTCTCACCCGCGGACGGCCGGTGCGGCGGGCCGCCACCGTGCTCGCCCTCATGGTCTCGGCAACCCTCATGACGTCATGCTTCGGCGGCACCGCCGAGACCGGCGTGCAGAGCGGTGTGCCCGCGACGAGCGATCTGCCCGATGCCGCCGTGCAGGTGATGGAGAAGCCGGAGTACGTGAACGCCGCCTGGCACATCTCGGTCTCCGACCTCGAGACCGGCAGCACCCTGATCGATCTCGCCGGCGACGTCATGGCCGAACCCGCGTCGTTCACCAAGAGCTACAGCGTGGGAGCCGCCTGGCTGCGGTGGGGGCCGGACCACACCGTCACCACACCGGTCAAGCGCACCGGCGAGGTCACCGGGGGCGTGCTGGCCGGCGACCTCGTGCTCGTCGGCAAGGGCGACCTGACCTTGGGCGGTCGCACGAAGGCCGACGGCACCGTTGACTTCGCAAACTTCGACCACAACGACGCCAACCCCGTCCCCGGGGCGACGCTGACGCCGGAGGATCCGCTCACCGGCCTCGACGATCTCGCGGCGCAGGTGAGGGCATCGGGCATCACCTCGGTCACCGGTGGCGTCACCGTCGACGACCGGCTGTTCCAGGGTCAACTCGCCGGCGAGCCGATCACGCCGATCATCGTCAACCAGAACATCCTCGACGTGCTCATCACACCGGGACAGCCCGGAGCGCCGGCCACGGTGGAACTGACGCCCGCCGTCGCCCCGTGGCAGATCGTCAGCAACGTCACGACCGTCGCCGCCGGTGCCGACGCGAAGGTCGATGACCCCGTCGCGGGCGCTCCGGGGCAGATCGTCGTGAACGGCTCGGTCGCGGCCGGGTCCGAGCCGCAGCTCAAGACATTCCTGCTGCGCGACCCGTCGACCTTCGCGCGCACCGCCTTCATCGAGGCGCTCGGACGCGCCGGCGTCTCCGTCGCAGCCGACCCGCTCGCGATCAACGACTCGTCGACGCTGCCCGCGGCGACGACGGTCGACGCCCTGCCGGAGGTCGCTCAGCTGGTGTCGCTCCCCCTCTCAGAAGAGGCCACGTACGTCATGAAGATCAGCTACAACCGCGGCGCGCAGACGCTCATCTGCCTCCTCGCGGTGGATGCCGGCAAGAAGGACTGCGAGGACGGACTCGGTGTCGCGGGGCAGCTCTGGGCCGATGCCGGACTCGACAGCGACGGCGCCTCGCTCGTCGACGGGTCCGGTCTCGCCGGCAACTACATCACGGCCGCCAACGGGGTCGAGCTCCAGCGCGTCATGGCCGCCCGTTCCGACGCCGACCAGTGGAAGAGCACGATGCCCATCCTCGGCGTGGACGGGTCCCTCGCGAGCGTGCAGGCCGACTCCCCCGCGGCAGACAAGGTGTTCGCCAAGACGGGCACGCTCGTCGGCGGCGACCTCATGAACGGCCGGACGAGACTCAACACGAAGGCGCTCGGCGGCGTCATGGAGGCGGAGTCCGGCCGGCGCCTGGCCTTCGTGATCATCGTCAACCAGGGATTCGTCGACGGAATCCAGGGCGTGCTGGCCGCCAACGACGACGTGGGAGCCGTCGCGGCGGCCATCCAGCAGGCCTACTGA
- a CDS encoding SPFH domain-containing protein: MDLFALIGIGVAVAVVLLILLIGFILFRAWYQVPKADEAIVIVGKKARDSTEGEANKMTVISGRGAFVNKLTQRSDKVSLRSRQIKFEPTAQTINGVTIDLTGVALVKIGSTPDQVRRAAERFASQDEAIVIFTTEQLEGALRGVVAKLTVEQVMQDRQKLSDEIAEGISGDLLAQGLVLDSFAIQGITDKNNYISALGAKEVQRVKREADVAEIDALREVKKRQLAADEANLIEQTALDKNSAAAKSEVGRANAQAEQAENLARAEAEQGVLLQEANNTQARLDAEVKKVADADKYKQQTSADADKYRQQSATDAETYKRQKSAEADRKVAQERADAEAYAVNAQAKAREASASAEAAAVRVQAEAEATAVRLKAEAEAESVRLRGNAAAEAIAAEAEALRANQDAILAREVIGQLPQLMAEFAKGYEKVGSITLVGGDTAATHLAREQSSSLTATFDSVRAATGLDLGAIIQGQAVGRGIAEGAASSNASAPATGSSSSEGAPAASAQ, from the coding sequence ATGGACCTGTTCGCCCTCATCGGCATCGGCGTCGCCGTCGCTGTCGTCCTGCTGATCCTGCTGATCGGCTTCATCCTGTTCCGCGCCTGGTACCAGGTGCCCAAGGCCGACGAGGCCATCGTGATCGTCGGCAAGAAGGCCCGCGACAGCACCGAGGGCGAAGCCAACAAAATGACCGTCATCAGCGGTCGCGGCGCGTTCGTGAACAAGCTCACGCAGCGCTCCGACAAGGTCTCGCTCCGCTCGCGCCAGATCAAGTTCGAGCCGACCGCGCAGACCATCAACGGGGTGACGATCGACCTGACAGGTGTGGCCCTGGTCAAGATCGGCTCGACGCCCGACCAGGTCCGCCGGGCGGCGGAGCGCTTCGCCTCTCAGGACGAGGCGATCGTCATCTTCACCACGGAGCAGCTGGAGGGCGCGCTCCGCGGCGTCGTCGCCAAGCTGACGGTGGAGCAGGTCATGCAGGACCGCCAGAAGCTCAGCGACGAGATCGCCGAGGGGATCTCGGGCGACCTGCTGGCGCAGGGCCTGGTGCTCGACTCCTTCGCGATCCAGGGGATCACCGACAAGAACAACTACATCTCCGCGCTCGGCGCCAAGGAGGTCCAGCGCGTGAAGCGCGAGGCCGACGTGGCCGAGATCGACGCGCTCCGCGAGGTCAAGAAGCGCCAGCTGGCCGCCGACGAGGCCAACCTCATCGAGCAGACCGCGCTCGACAAGAACAGCGCTGCAGCGAAGTCCGAGGTCGGTCGCGCGAACGCCCAGGCCGAGCAGGCCGAGAACCTCGCCCGTGCCGAGGCCGAGCAGGGCGTCCTGCTGCAGGAGGCCAACAACACCCAGGCGCGACTGGACGCCGAGGTGAAGAAGGTCGCCGACGCCGACAAGTACAAGCAGCAGACCTCCGCCGACGCCGACAAGTACCGCCAGCAGTCGGCCACGGACGCCGAGACCTACAAGCGTCAGAAGAGCGCCGAGGCCGATCGCAAGGTCGCCCAGGAGCGCGCCGACGCCGAGGCGTACGCCGTGAACGCCCAGGCCAAGGCGCGGGAGGCGTCGGCATCGGCCGAGGCCGCCGCCGTGCGGGTCCAGGCGGAGGCCGAGGCCACCGCCGTCCGGCTGAAGGCCGAAGCCGAAGCCGAGTCGGTCCGCCTGCGGGGTAATGCGGCCGCCGAGGCCATCGCCGCTGAGGCGGAGGCGCTGCGCGCCAACCAGGATGCGATCCTCGCCCGCGAGGTCATCGGCCAGCTGCCGCAGCTCATGGCGGAGTTCGCCAAGGGTTACGAGAAGGTCGGAAGCATCACCCTCGTCGGCGGCGACACCGCCGCGACCCATCTGGCCCGCGAGCAGTCCTCCAGCCTCACCGCCACGTTCGACAGCGTGCGTGCGGCGACCGGTCTCGACCTCGGCGCCATCATCCAGGGTCAGGCGGTCGGTCGCGGGATCGCAGAGGGCGCCGCCTCGTCGAACGCTTCGGCCCCGGCGACGGGTTCGTCGTCGAGTGAGGGCGCGCCCGCGGCATCCGCTCAGTAG
- a CDS encoding anti-sigma factor, with product MSHLESEILALMAMGEPVASPEDRAHIDDCSGCREELSRLRHAVDVGRATIDVGELDTPAPVVWTRIADELQLSEDVRADAAPAASATAEPAGRPESAPARTADTVTRRSRRAGGRRPAFRAPWMLAAAVVLVLGVGGGTWAVVRQLAPTPVAQAALDAFPDHPGASGTAVVDRDSDGADTVTVTLNVPDDPSGYREVWLITADATALVSLGVLDGDEGTFPIPSGVDLDRYVLVDISDEPVDGDPTHSGDSIVRGQLSFG from the coding sequence ATGTCGCATCTTGAATCCGAGATCCTCGCCCTCATGGCGATGGGCGAGCCGGTCGCGTCGCCCGAGGACCGCGCGCACATCGACGACTGCTCCGGCTGCCGCGAGGAGCTCTCGCGCCTGCGCCATGCCGTGGACGTGGGGCGCGCGACCATCGACGTGGGGGAGCTCGACACGCCGGCTCCGGTCGTCTGGACGCGCATCGCCGACGAGCTGCAGCTGAGTGAGGACGTACGGGCGGATGCTGCGCCCGCCGCTTCCGCGACGGCCGAGCCCGCGGGACGGCCCGAGTCGGCTCCGGCCCGGACGGCCGACACCGTGACGCGACGGTCGCGCCGTGCCGGCGGACGGCGCCCGGCGTTCCGCGCCCCGTGGATGCTGGCCGCCGCGGTCGTGCTCGTCCTGGGTGTCGGCGGCGGCACGTGGGCCGTGGTGCGTCAGCTCGCCCCGACGCCGGTCGCGCAGGCCGCGCTGGACGCGTTCCCCGACCACCCCGGTGCCAGCGGCACCGCGGTCGTGGACCGCGACAGCGACGGCGCCGACACGGTCACCGTCACGCTGAACGTCCCCGACGATCCGAGCGGCTACCGCGAGGTGTGGCTCATCACCGCCGACGCGACGGCACTGGTCAGTCTCGGGGTGCTCGACGGCGACGAGGGCACCTTCCCCATCCCGTCCGGCGTCGATCTCGACCGGTACGTGCTCGTGGACATCTCCGACGAGCCGGTGGACGGCGATCCCACGCACTCGGGCGACTCCATCGTGAGAGGACAGCTCAGCTTCGGCTGA
- a CDS encoding RNA polymerase sigma factor, producing MDDAAGDAESALDARFRAGDERALAEIYRRWSPVVYTFAIRSLGDRSDAEDATQKTFVSAWTSRSSFDPAKAKLSTWLIAIAKRRIADTHEARARIRALHEELQRTALVDEVHGPEIDLGETILVAGELERLEPDAQRVMRLAFFDDLTHQEISDRLQMPLGTVKSHIRRSLLRLKTRLEVTHVAS from the coding sequence ATGGATGACGCAGCCGGGGACGCCGAGTCGGCCCTCGACGCGCGGTTCCGTGCCGGTGACGAGCGGGCGCTGGCGGAGATCTACCGGCGCTGGTCGCCGGTCGTGTACACCTTCGCGATACGGTCGCTCGGCGATCGCAGCGATGCCGAGGACGCCACGCAGAAGACCTTCGTGTCGGCGTGGACGTCGCGTTCGTCGTTCGATCCCGCGAAGGCGAAGCTGTCGACGTGGCTGATCGCCATCGCGAAGCGGCGCATCGCCGACACGCACGAGGCGCGTGCCCGCATCCGGGCCCTGCACGAGGAGCTTCAGCGCACCGCCCTGGTCGATGAGGTCCACGGTCCGGAGATCGACCTCGGCGAGACGATACTGGTCGCAGGGGAGCTCGAGCGTCTGGAGCCGGACGCGCAGCGCGTCATGCGCCTGGCCTTCTTCGACGATCTCACGCACCAGGAGATCTCCGACCGCCTGCAGATGCCGCTCGGAACGGTGAAGAGCCATATCCGCCGAAGTCTGCTTCGCCTGAAGACACGTCTGGAGGTGACCCATGTCGCATCTTGA
- a CDS encoding class F sortase has product MKRFLPVVLAALLLAGCSTPAPPATAPVETAAPTPTPSPTPTVRPTATVDVPRTAATAAPVAASDPPAGVAIEALGIDVPIVPVGVDGTGFMEIPEDPAIGGWYRFGPEPSTGAGNTVIAAHIDSPDYPIGPFASLRDAPEGAEVRVTSAAGVESRWAVETVTYYAKTDLDTDMLFARTGPASLVLVTCGGEFDASTGHYRDNVVLVATPMS; this is encoded by the coding sequence GTGAAACGCTTCCTTCCTGTCGTCCTGGCCGCCCTTCTGCTGGCGGGCTGCTCCACGCCGGCGCCCCCGGCGACGGCGCCGGTCGAGACGGCCGCCCCGACTCCGACCCCGTCGCCCACGCCGACCGTTCGTCCCACGGCGACGGTGGATGTGCCGCGGACCGCCGCCACGGCGGCCCCGGTCGCAGCATCCGATCCGCCGGCCGGCGTGGCCATCGAGGCCCTGGGCATCGACGTCCCGATCGTTCCCGTCGGCGTCGACGGCACGGGCTTCATGGAGATCCCCGAGGACCCCGCGATCGGTGGCTGGTACCGCTTCGGCCCCGAGCCGAGCACGGGTGCTGGCAATACGGTCATCGCGGCCCACATCGACTCGCCCGATTACCCGATCGGCCCCTTCGCATCGCTGCGGGATGCTCCCGAAGGAGCCGAGGTGCGTGTGACGTCCGCCGCCGGCGTCGAGTCGCGCTGGGCGGTGGAGACGGTGACGTACTACGCCAAGACCGACCTCGACACCGACATGCTCTTCGCGCGCACCGGCCCGGCCTCTCTGGTGCTGGTGACGTGCGGGGGAGAGTTCGATGCGTCCACCGGCCACTACCGCGATAACGTCGTCCTGGTCGCGACGCCGATGTCGTGA
- a CDS encoding DUF4397 domain-containing protein yields the protein MRKTLTAGLAAGIVLAAGVALPANAISSSSADLSVLHAIPGLTVDVYVDGALTLDDFTPGTLAGPLDVPAGEHVVAVTAADAADASAPLLGPVTLNLAADTSYTAVANLDASGNPALNAFTNDISATKAGEGRLTVRHTAAAPAVDILAGGSPVVQMLENPNEATLNLPAGTVSAAVALAGTTDPVIGPADVAIKDGTLTVVYAWGSAADGNLALAVQEVPTAHSNPGGVPSGTAGYAAQRDAQNQALWLTGSALVVAAGVATTVLVRRRRVES from the coding sequence GTGCGCAAGACTCTCACCGCCGGACTCGCAGCCGGCATCGTGCTGGCCGCCGGCGTCGCCCTGCCCGCCAACGCCATCTCGTCGTCCTCTGCAGACCTGTCGGTCCTGCACGCCATCCCCGGCCTCACCGTCGACGTCTACGTGGACGGCGCCCTCACCCTCGACGACTTCACGCCCGGCACCCTGGCCGGCCCGCTCGACGTGCCCGCCGGCGAGCACGTGGTCGCCGTCACCGCCGCCGACGCAGCCGACGCCAGCGCACCGCTGCTCGGCCCCGTCACGCTGAACCTGGCCGCTGACACCAGCTACACCGCCGTGGCGAACCTCGACGCCTCGGGCAACCCCGCCCTCAACGCGTTCACGAACGACATCAGCGCGACCAAGGCCGGCGAAGGTCGTCTGACCGTCCGCCACACGGCTGCGGCTCCCGCCGTCGACATCCTCGCGGGCGGCTCGCCGGTCGTGCAGATGCTCGAGAACCCGAACGAGGCGACGCTGAACCTGCCCGCCGGGACGGTCTCGGCCGCCGTCGCGCTGGCCGGAACCACCGACCCGGTGATCGGCCCGGCAGACGTCGCCATCAAGGACGGCACCCTGACCGTCGTCTACGCGTGGGGCAGCGCCGCTGACGGCAACCTCGCCCTCGCTGTGCAGGAGGTTCCGACGGCCCACTCGAACCCGGGTGGCGTGCCCTCCGGCACGGCCGGTTACGCCGCGCAGCGGGACGCCCAGAACCAGGCTCTCTGGCTGACGGGCTCCGCGCTCGTCGTTGCGGCCGGTGTCGCCACGACGGTGCTGGTGCGCCGCCGCCGCGTCGAGTCCTGA
- a CDS encoding SIMPL domain-containing protein, with protein sequence MADVTITVRGEHETRIAPEQGIARITVRDEGPERAPVLERISVLALPLRDDLASRLAAGTIVEWSSGRAAVWSDRPWNAEGTRLALVHYATIDISATFSDVAALSTWLSDVAERDGVQVGGVEWVLTPATRAAREQEVATEAVQVAVARATAYARAIGRETVTPVEIADVGLLGHGDAPGMPASPKMMRAAFGAMDASSGPAMQFQPEEITLTAAVEARFTAA encoded by the coding sequence ATGGCCGACGTCACGATCACCGTCCGCGGCGAGCACGAGACCCGCATCGCGCCCGAGCAGGGCATCGCCCGCATCACCGTGCGCGATGAGGGGCCGGAGCGCGCTCCCGTCCTCGAGCGGATCTCCGTCCTCGCACTCCCCCTCCGCGACGACCTCGCGTCGCGCCTGGCCGCCGGCACGATCGTGGAGTGGTCGAGCGGCCGCGCCGCCGTCTGGTCGGACCGCCCGTGGAACGCGGAGGGCACCCGGCTCGCCCTCGTGCACTACGCCACGATCGACATCTCCGCGACGTTCTCCGATGTGGCGGCGCTGTCGACGTGGCTCTCCGACGTCGCCGAGCGCGACGGCGTGCAGGTCGGCGGCGTGGAATGGGTCCTCACGCCGGCCACCCGCGCCGCTCGCGAGCAGGAGGTCGCGACCGAGGCCGTCCAGGTGGCGGTCGCCCGCGCCACCGCCTATGCCCGGGCGATCGGTCGCGAGACGGTCACCCCCGTCGAGATCGCCGACGTCGGGCTGCTGGGCCACGGCGATGCGCCGGGCATGCCCGCGTCACCGAAGATGATGCGCGCCGCCTTCGGGGCGATGGACGCGTCGTCGGGCCCGGCGATGCAGTTCCAGCCCGAGGAGATCACCCTGACCGCGGCGGTCGAAGCCCGCTTCACGGCCGCCTGA
- the smpB gene encoding SsrA-binding protein SmpB, whose protein sequence is MPRERGEKVIATNRRARHEYNIEKSYEAGLVLTGTEVKSLRQGRANLSDGYAYIDGGQAFLDAVHIPEYSQGHWTNHSTKRTRKLLLHKEEIIKLSHAVSAGGYTLIPLKLYFSDGRAKVEIAIAKGKHEWDKRQTLRERQDKREAERAMRSKNRLGE, encoded by the coding sequence ATGCCCAGGGAACGCGGCGAGAAGGTCATCGCGACCAACCGTCGCGCGCGCCACGAGTACAACATCGAGAAGTCGTACGAGGCGGGATTGGTGCTGACCGGCACCGAGGTCAAGTCGCTGCGGCAGGGCCGCGCGAACCTGTCGGACGGGTACGCCTACATCGACGGAGGGCAGGCCTTCCTCGACGCCGTGCACATCCCGGAGTACTCGCAGGGCCACTGGACGAACCACTCCACCAAGCGCACCCGCAAGCTCCTCCTGCACAAGGAGGAGATCATCAAGCTCTCCCACGCGGTGTCGGCCGGCGGCTACACGCTGATCCCGCTGAAGCTGTACTTCTCCGACGGGCGCGCCAAGGTCGAGATCGCCATCGCCAAGGGCAAGCACGAGTGGGACAAGCGCCAGACGTTGCGCGAGCGCCAGGACAAGCGCGAGGCCGAGCGCGCGATGCGCTCCAAGAACCGCCTGGGCGAGTAG